From the Montipora capricornis isolate CH-2021 chromosome 2, ASM3666992v2, whole genome shotgun sequence genome, one window contains:
- the LOC138027172 gene encoding type I iodothyronine deiodinase-like: MVLNYWLCYAVAWPFTILRTVLAIGLVRIASSLPIIQDKIKKFNEKHFLVPYEDFWQSWCSWSMVQIVVNQELTELKKTAKLGLPAPNCKLVSTDGHSLKRLLDFEREDRPLVLNFGSCSUPPFFIRLQNDFKKVVRDFADVADFLVVYINEAHPTDGWKWNNNVEIPQHKSLKERCEAAEILKSSQCPAPIMVDTMENEATKAYGAFPERLFIIRKGKIVYEGGMGPYNYDLEEVKCWLENWKNQ, translated from the exons ATGGTTTTAAATTATTGGCTTTGTTACGCCGTAGCATGGCCGTTCACCATTCTTCGCACTGTTCTAGCAATTGGCTTGGTGAGGATAGCTTCATCGCTGCCTATTATCCAAGATAAAATCAAGAAATTCAACGAAAAGCACTTTTTAGTGCCTTACGAAGATTTCTGGCAGTCGTGGTGCAGTTGGTCAATGGTGCAAATAGTGGTAAATCAGGAACTGACCGAATTGAAGAAGACCGCTAAGCTAGGCTTGCCTGCCCCTAACTGCAAGCTGGTTTCGACGGATGGACATTCCTTGAAAAGGCTGCTTGACTTTGAACGTGAAGACCGACCTCTGGTTCTTAACTTCGGAAGCTGTAGCTGACCTCCGTTCTTCATCCGTCTCCAGAACGACTTTAAAAAAGTTGTTCGCGATTTTGCTGATGTAGCTGATTTTCTCGTCGTTTACATCAATGAGGCGCACCCAACAGACGGATGGAAATGGAAT AACAACGTCGAAATCCCACAGCATAAAAGTTTAAAGGAGCGGTGCGAAgcagcagaaatattgaaatccAGTCAATGCCCCGCTCCAATCATGGTAGACACGATGGAAAACGAAGCTACGAAAGCCTATGGAGCGTTTCCTGAGAGACTTTTTATTATTCGAAAAGGGAAGATCGTATACGAAGGTGGAATGGGCCCATACAATTACGACTTAGAAGAAGTGAAATGCTGGCttgaaaactggaaaaatcAGTAA